CCGACGTCGGACAAACTCGCAACGCTTGCAGAATGGCTGCGCGTCGAACTCCACTGGCTGCATTACGGCCCGTCGCCGAGCGTGATCGAACACCCGACGCCGCAACCGCTGCCGCGCGACGAGCGCTATCCGCCGACGCCCGAGACGATCGAACTCGCGTCGAAGATCGAAGCGCTGTCGCCGCATCATCGCTACCTCGTGCAGGAACTGGTCGAGCAGTTCTACGGCGACTCGGGCGAATTGAAGAAAGGCTGAACCCGCACCGGAACCTCAAAAACAAAAAGCCGCATGGTCACGAACCATGCGGCTTTTTTTGCGTGCGTCGCGGGCGGCTGGCCGCCCACGCGTGCAACGGGTGTCAGGCAGGCTTCTTCTTGACGCCGCCCAGCTTGCGCGTGATGTAGTACTGCTGCGCGATCGACAGCACGTTGTTCACGACGTAGTACAGC
The DNA window shown above is from Burkholderia cepacia and carries:
- a CDS encoding transcriptional regulator produces the protein MPTSEEKAAFSERLKFALRRSPEKVTGATELANRFNLRHRGAQPVSPQTAHKWLTGRTIPTSDKLATLAEWLRVELHWLHYGPSPSVIEHPTPQPLPRDERYPPTPETIELASKIEALSPHHRYLVQELVEQFYGDSGELKKG